A genomic window from Pecten maximus chromosome 2, xPecMax1.1, whole genome shotgun sequence includes:
- the LOC117322308 gene encoding uncharacterized protein LOC117322308 isoform X7 — MDPTPEALPDPVPPTGQKNELIDFSKDDDQTTDLGCVGTNPFSDSAPGEMHTSDPYREFQSNDVNTKNTEQIAQSALKYDAPEFFPEQRSTTDCSPLRHDAPEFLSRNSQQADMFDQNPHSGGLESSDSPQLPQSNTCTPKEQAHDVMGTQCKENVPVLMEDWNVPTTKTEQGDGDVDDYEDEEDYSESESNSQVENDEIIEDDYTDSEEDTENIQDDVMSGTGEGTELADVHPEFDQSAIKHAFNENELQFQQQGGGLMPSMDAEPLLVEGGTEQELGDQTEEIGSRQMDIGQESMEHQQVASGDLSRDTISKSDTFTIESDSDMEKRSITPPVEENKGTGIVVSDQHISGFQDNQSNQEIGGASTPFGENEMEQTMSQKEKENIFASDMESGPAGFCGDDNDMFTKQPTVQLEPENKQQAVLQDEQMSPLKQDFYGETQPSQVHWDEPMIPQQDASPLELSPARQQTGYSDDVASPRDVLLEETSKQGLQMDESGVDQAEAEPNRQQPQDLVPNPVFTQQNQEYDDEGEDEGTYPDDQNSEDEEEFINDEEEEEMEFSSEERFTHPQQQKLTSEERSVSPQEERMSVEKELVSPQNRLASEERSVSSTEQDLNEFKQSQVSTERSVSPEIKNSFASEERSVPHPEDQCLYTQNPFEEQGAYEEKQPTSQSFEKESYSFEHDMEPEKKDKPVIDETFGMAPTPFKALEQESVLPPGQAFRLEGTAGDAKDVGKPSEDILTAGGVNDFDQIEHGQKDDFMTAEGVNDFAQIEHGQKEDLMTTGGVNDFDQNVDHGQKENILTAGGVNDFDQNVEHGQKEDILTAGGVNDFDQNVEHGQKENILTAGGVNDFDQNVEHGQKEDFMTAEGVNDFDQNVEHGQKEDILTAGGVNDFEQIEHGQRDKILIAGGVNDFEQNVEHGQREDILTAGGVNDFDQNVEHGQKEDILTAGGVNDFDQNVEHGQKEDILTAGSVNDFDQNVGHGQREDILTAGGVNDFDQNVEHGQKEDILTAGGVNDFDQNVEHGQKEDILTAGSVNDFDQNVGHGQKEDILTGGSVNDFDQNVEHGQKEDILTAGGVNDFDQNVEHGQRDAILTAGGGSYSDENLSEQFDDEDVAVQQNVKDDNHQPVSMETVSKESNEERKEILEPGIDIKETGMTESFIMDSQETGMTKSVIMDSQEIDDQPPSEVSSQMVEDDGDMGKLVNESMEGPAAEISEIATSPNECSMVLKETVMDNDASSLSQPVSTKSALEEYIRDPMEDVENRQEQSLEAAEVEQPMVTEDVREVEVTGKDEVVAPTPVSELPEPPANQQAVEQKLPESVPEPLISEKVAEEKKEPLEIAGKDKGTPVEKEAKKIAEPAEKKIQLSEKSERKDAKPKKQEKPITKTPQKPLRKPKEKTPPKHETSKIPSPTKTENRTTKPTTRTARPSKAASPRTLDVKPSTDKPPFDTRSPRAVSVSSQRIPPLSQTPTTPSPTKVPSKKLSTKTQSKEATESFLERMSRPRCRTPKKDGTSDSGFEENKTPRAASATSPRKKYGIDAKNDSYKPGGGNVKITDQKVTVRHVGSKIDARSKTPTSTQRDSTPRTPKGPTPDTKNVQSKIGSLKNATHTPGGGNVKIANQKKDYSAVQGKIGSKVNLDHRPKGGDKKIETAKLDFKEKAASKVGSKDNMDHKAGGGDKKIETKKLDFKEKAASKIGSKDNATHKPGGGEKKIENHKLTFKESARPRTDTGGGPVTSPPQSKSPSLKSPRPDSGISHDSLPEEQES, encoded by the exons CAGAATCCTCATTCAGGAGGTTTAGAGAGTAGCGATTCACCTCAGCTTCCTCAAAGTAACACTTGCACACCAAAGGAACAGGCACATGATGTGATGGGCACTCAATGTAAAGAAAATGTGCCTGTGTTGATGGAGGATTGGAATGTTCCTACCACCAAAACAGAACAAGGGGATGGTGATGTTGATGATTATGAGGATGAGGAGGATTACTCGGAAAGTGAATCTAATTCACAAGTTGAGAATGATGAGATTATTGAAGATGACTACACAGACTCGGAGGAGGATACTGAAAACATTCAGGACGATGTTATGTCAGGGACTGGTGAGGGTACAGAACTTGCTGATGTACATCCTGAGTTTGATCAGAGTGCTATAAAACATgcatttaatgaaaatgaattaCAATTTCAGCAGCAGGGTGGGGGACTTATGCCAAGCATGGATGCTGAACCACTATTGGTTGAAGGCGGCACGGAACAAGAACTAGGCGATCAGACAGAGGAGATAGGTAGCAGACAGATGGATATTGGACAAGAGTCTATGGAACACCAACAGGTTGCTTCTGGAGATCTCTCCAGGGATACCATCAGTAAGAGTGACACTTTCACCATTGAGAGTGACTCTGACATGGAGAAGAGATCCATCACGCCACCAGTAGAAGAGAACAAGGGGACAGGCATAGTAGTCTCAGACCAACACATATCTGGTTTCCAGGACAACCAGTCAAACCAAGAAATTGGTGGAGCATCAACACCATTTGGtgaaaatgaaatggaacagACAATGAGccaaaaggaaaaagaaaacatttttgcATCAGACATGGAATCGGGTCCTGCAGGATTTTGTGGAGATGATAATGATATGTTTACCAAACAACCAACTGTTCAGCTGGAACCAGAAAACAAACAGCAAGCAGTATTGCAGGATGAACAAATGTCCCCTCTAAAACAAGATTTTTATGGTGAAACACAGCCAAGCCAAGTTCACTGGGATGAACCTATGATTCCTCAGCAGGACGCCTCCCCACTAGAACTTTCTCCAGCAAGACAACAAACAGGCTATAGTGATGATGTAGCATCTCCTAGAGATGTGTTGTTGGAGGAAACATCAAAACAGGGATTACAGATGGATGAATCTGGTGTTGATCAAGCTGAGGCTGAACCAAACAGACAACAACCACAAGATCTGGTTCCAAATCCAGTGTTTACACAACAGAATCAAGAATATGATGATGAAGGTGAAGATGAAGGCACATACCCAGATGATCAGAACTCAGAAGACGAAGAAGAATTTATCAACGATGAGGAAGAAGAAGAAATGGAATTTTCATCTGAGGAAAGATTTACTCATCCACAACAACAAAAGCTGACTTCAGAGGAGAGGTCTGTTTCACCACAAGAGGAAAGAATGTCTGTCGAAAAAGAGTTGGTTTCTCCGCAAAACAGGTTAGCATCAGAGGAGAGGTCTGTGTCTTCTACAGAACAggatttaaatgaattcaaacAGAGCCAGGTTTCAACTGAAAGGTCAGTCTCACCTGAAATAAAAAACAGTTTTGCATCAGAAGAGAGATCAGTCCCCCATCCTGAAGATCAATGTTTATATACCCAGAATCCTTTTGAAGAGCAAGGTGCATATGAAGAAAAACAGCCTACATCCCAATCCTTTGAAAAGGAATCCTATTCATTTGAACATGACATGGAACCAGAAAAGAAAGACAAGCCTGTGATTGATGAAACATTTGGGATGGCTCCCACACCTTTTAAAGCTTTGGAACAAGAGAGTGTATTGCCTCCAGGTCAGGCCTTCAGACTGGAAGGAACAGCTGGGGATGCAAAGGATGTTGGGAAGCCTAGTGAGGACATTTTAACTGCTGGAGGTGTCAATGACTTTGATCAGATAGAACATGGACAAAAAGACGACTTTATGACTGCTGAAGGTGTCAATGACTTTGCTCAGATAGAACATGGACAAAAAGAGGACTTAATGACTACTGGAGGTGTCAATGACTTTGATCAGAATGTAGACCATGGACAAAAAGAGAATATTTTAACTGCTGGAGGTGTCAATGACTTTGATCAGAATGTAGAACATGGACAAAAAGAGGACATTTTAACTGCTGGAG GTGTCAATGACTTTGATCAGAATGTAGAACATGGACAAAAAGAGAATATTTTAACTGCTGGAGGTGTCAATGACTTTGATCAGAATGTAGAACATGGACAAAAAGAGGACTTTATGACTGCTGAAGGTGTCAATGACTTTGATCAGAATGTAGAACATGGACAAAAAGAGGACATTTTAACCGCTGGAGGTGTCAATGACTTTGAACAGATAGAACATGGACAAAGAGACAAAATTTTAATTGCTGGAGGTGTCAATGACTTTGAACAGAATGTAGAACATGGACAAAGAGAGGACATTTTAACTGCTGGAGGTGTCAATGACTTTGATCAGAATGTAGAACATGGACAAAAAGAGGATATTTTAACTGCTGGAGGTGTCAATGACTTTGATCAGAATGTAGAACATGGACAAAAAGAGGATATTTTAACTGCTGGAAGTGTCAATGACTTTGATCAGAATGTAGGCCATGGACAAAGAGAGGACATTTTAACTGCTGGAGGTGTCAATGACTTTGATCAGAATGTAGAACATGGACAAAAAGAGGATATTTTAACTGCTGGAGGTGTCAATGACTTTGATCAGAATGTAGAACATGGACAAAAAGAGGATATTTTAACTGCTGGAAGTGTCAATGACTTTGATCAGAATGTAGGCCATGGACAAAAAGAGGATATTTTAACTGGTGGAAGTGTCAATGACTTTGATCAGAATGTAGAACATGGACAAAAAGAGGACATTTTAACTGCTGGAGGTGTCAATGACTTTGATCAGAATGTAGAACATGGACAAAGAGACGCCATTTTGACTGCTGGAGGTGGCAGCTATTCTGATGAAAATTTATCTGAACAGTTTGATGATGAGGATGTGGCAGTTCAACAAAATGTCAAAGATGACAACCATCAGCCTGTTTCCATGGAAACCGTCTCAAAAGAGAGTAATGAGGAACGAAAAGAGATATTGGAACCTGGAATTGATATAAAGGAAACTGGTATGACAGAATCATTTATCATGGACTCACAGGAAACTGGTATGACAAAATCAGTTATCATGGACTCACAGGAAATTGATGACCAGCCACCATCAGAAGTCTCCAGTCAGATGGTGGAGGATGATGGGGACATGGGAAAACTTGTGAATGAGAGCATGGAAGGTCCAGCTGCTGAAATATCTGAGATAGCTACATCCCCTAATGAGTGTTCCATGGTGCTAAAGGAGACTGTGATGGATAATGATGCATCTTCTCTGTCTCAGCCTGTCTCCACTAAATCAGCATTAGAGGAGTATATCAGGGACCCTATGGAGGATGTAGAAAACAGACAAGAACAGTCACTTGAGGCTGCTGAGGTTGAACAGCCAATGGTTACTGAAGATGTTAGGGAAGTGGAGGTGACAGGTAAGGATGAGGTTGTCGCCCCAACTCCAGTGTCTGAGCTTCCAGAACCACCTGCTAATCAGCAAGCAGTGGAACAAAAGTTGCCAGAATCTGTCCCAGAGCCTTTGATATCTGAAAAGGTTGCTGAAGAGAAAAAAGAACCTCTTGAAATTGCTGGCAAGGACAAAGGAACTCCTGTTGAAAAAGAGGCAAAGAAAATTGCTGAACCTGCTGAGAAGAAAATACAACTTTCAGAGAAATCCGAAAGAAAGGATGCAAAGCCAAAGAAACAAGAAAAACCCATTACAAAAACACCACAGAAACCGCTGAGAAAACCAAAAGAAAAAACACCACCTAAACATGAAACGTCTAAAATCCCTTCCCCTACAAAAACCGAGAATAGGACCACCAAACCCACCACACGGACTGCCAGGCCATCAAAGGCAGCCTCTCCGCGTACACTCGACGTAAAACCGAGCACTGACAAACCACCATTTGACACAAGATCCCCACGAGCAGTGTCTGTGTCATCGCAGAGAATACCACCTCTGTCGCAGACACCAACCACACCAAGTCCCACCAAAGTCCCCTCCAAGAAGCTTTCCACTAAGACCCAGAGTAAAGAGGCCACCGAGTCATTTCTGGAGCGCATGTCGAGGCCTCGATGTCGAACTCCAAAGAAAG ATGGCACATCAGACAGTGGCTTCGAGGAGAACAAGACCCCTAGAGCG GCCTCGGCTACTTCTCCGAGGAAGAAATATGGAATTGATGCCAAAAACGATAGTTACAAACCGGGTGGAGGCAATGTGAAGATCACGGATCAGAAGGTTACCGTCAGACATGTGGGGTCCAAGATAGATGCCCGCTCCAAAACTCCAACATCCACACAAAGAGACTCCACTC CTAGAACACCTAAAGGACCAACTCCAGACACCAAGAATGTCCAGTCTAAAATTGGTTCACTGAAAAACGCTACCCACACCCCGGGAGGAGGAAAT gtAAAAATAGCCAATCAGAAAAAGGACTACTCAGCGGTGCAAGGCAAGATAGGGTCAAAGGTTAACCTTGACCATCGGCCAAAAGGCGGAGACAAAAAG ATTGAAACTGCCAAGCTAGACTTTAAGGAGAAGGCTGCATCGAAGGTCGGATCCAAGGACAATATGGATCATAAAGCTGGCGGGGGAGACAAAAAG ATTGAAACGAAGAAGTTAGATTTTAAAGAGAAGGCTGCATCCAAAATTGGTTCCAAAGATAATGCTACTCATAAACCTGGAGGAGGAGAAAAAAAG
- the LOC117322308 gene encoding microtubule-associated protein 2-like isoform X2, with product MDPTPEALPDPVPPTGQKNELIDFSKDDDQTTDLGCVGTNPFSDSAPGEMHTSDPYREFQSNDVNTKNTEQIAQSALKYDAPEFFPEQRSTTDCSPLRHDAPEFLSRNSQQADMFDQNPHSGGLESSDSPQLPQSNTCTPKEQAHDVMGTQCKENVPVLMEDWNVPTTKTEQGDGDVDDYEDEEDYSESESNSQVENDEIIEDDYTDSEEDTENIQDDVMSGTGEGTELADVHPEFDQSAIKHAFNENELQFQQQGGGLMPSMDAEPLLVEGGTEQELGDQTEEIGSRQMDIGQESMEHQQVASGDLSRDTISKSDTFTIESDSDMEKRSITPPVEENKGTGIVVSDQHISGFQDNQSNQEIGGASTPFGENEMEQTMSQKEKENIFASDMESGPAGFCGDDNDMFTKQPTVQLEPENKQQAVLQDEQMSPLKQDFYGETQPSQVHWDEPMIPQQDASPLELSPARQQTGYSDDVASPRDVLLEETSKQGLQMDESGVDQAEAEPNRQQPQDLVPNPVFTQQNQEYDDEGEDEGTYPDDQNSEDEEEFINDEEEEEMEFSSEERFTHPQQQKLTSEERSVSPQEERMSVEKELVSPQNRLASEERSVSSTEQDLNEFKQSQVSTERSVSPEIKNSFASEERSVPHPEDQCLYTQNPFEEQGAYEEKQPTSQSFEKESYSFEHDMEPEKKDKPVIDETFGMAPTPFKALEQESVLPPGQAFRLEGTAGDAKDVGKPSEDILTAGGVNDFDQIEHGQKDDFMTAEGVNDFAQIEHGQKEDLMTTGGVNDFDQNVDHGQKENILTAGGVNDFDQNVEHGQKEDILTAGGVNDFDQNVEHGQKENILTAGGVNDFDQNVEHGQKEDILTAGGVNDFEQIEHGQRDKILIAGGVNDFEQNVEHGQREDILTAGGVNDFDQNVEHGQKEDILTAGGVNDFDQNVEHGQKEDILTAGSVNDFDQNVGHGQREDILTAGGVNDFDQNVEHGQKEDILTAGGVNDFDQNVEHGQKEDILTAGSVNDFDQNVGHGQKEDILTGGSVNDFDQNVEHGQKEDILTAGGVNDFDQNVEHGQRDAILTAGGGSYSDENLSEQFDDEDVAVQQNVKDDNHQPVSMETVSKESNEERKEILEPGIDIKETGMTESFIMDSQETGMTKSVIMDSQEIDDQPPSEVSSQMVEDDGDMGKLVNESMEGPAAEISEIATSPNECSMVLKETVMDNDASSLSQPVSTKSALEEYIRDPMEDVENRQEQSLEAAEVEQPMVTEDVREVEVTGKDEVVAPTPVSELPEPPANQQAVEQKLPESVPEPLISEKVAEEKKEPLEIAGKDKGTPVEKEAKKIAEPAEKKIQLSEKSERKDAKPKKQEKPITKTPQKPLRKPKEKTPPKHETSKIPSPTKTENRTTKPTTRTARPSKAASPRTLDVKPSTDKPPFDTRSPRAVSVSSQRIPPLSQTPTTPSPTKVPSKKLSTKTQSKEATESFLERMSRPRCRTPKKDGTSDSGFEENKTPRAASATSPRKKYGIDAKNDSYKPGGGNVKITDQKVTVRHVGSKIDARSKTPTSTQRDSTPRTPKGPTPDTKNVQSKIGSLKNATHTPGGGNVKIANQKKDYSAVQGKIGSKVNLDHRPKGGDKKILSKKLEWKAESRVGSLDNAKHAPGGGKVKITNEKVAWKTESRVGSLDNVKHEAGGGNVKIETAKLDFKEKAASKVGSKDNMDHKAGGGDKKIETKKLDFKEKAASKIGSKDNATHKPGGGEKKIENHKLTFKESARPRTDTGGGPVTSPPQSKSPSLKSPRPDSGISHDSLPEEQES from the exons CAGAATCCTCATTCAGGAGGTTTAGAGAGTAGCGATTCACCTCAGCTTCCTCAAAGTAACACTTGCACACCAAAGGAACAGGCACATGATGTGATGGGCACTCAATGTAAAGAAAATGTGCCTGTGTTGATGGAGGATTGGAATGTTCCTACCACCAAAACAGAACAAGGGGATGGTGATGTTGATGATTATGAGGATGAGGAGGATTACTCGGAAAGTGAATCTAATTCACAAGTTGAGAATGATGAGATTATTGAAGATGACTACACAGACTCGGAGGAGGATACTGAAAACATTCAGGACGATGTTATGTCAGGGACTGGTGAGGGTACAGAACTTGCTGATGTACATCCTGAGTTTGATCAGAGTGCTATAAAACATgcatttaatgaaaatgaattaCAATTTCAGCAGCAGGGTGGGGGACTTATGCCAAGCATGGATGCTGAACCACTATTGGTTGAAGGCGGCACGGAACAAGAACTAGGCGATCAGACAGAGGAGATAGGTAGCAGACAGATGGATATTGGACAAGAGTCTATGGAACACCAACAGGTTGCTTCTGGAGATCTCTCCAGGGATACCATCAGTAAGAGTGACACTTTCACCATTGAGAGTGACTCTGACATGGAGAAGAGATCCATCACGCCACCAGTAGAAGAGAACAAGGGGACAGGCATAGTAGTCTCAGACCAACACATATCTGGTTTCCAGGACAACCAGTCAAACCAAGAAATTGGTGGAGCATCAACACCATTTGGtgaaaatgaaatggaacagACAATGAGccaaaaggaaaaagaaaacatttttgcATCAGACATGGAATCGGGTCCTGCAGGATTTTGTGGAGATGATAATGATATGTTTACCAAACAACCAACTGTTCAGCTGGAACCAGAAAACAAACAGCAAGCAGTATTGCAGGATGAACAAATGTCCCCTCTAAAACAAGATTTTTATGGTGAAACACAGCCAAGCCAAGTTCACTGGGATGAACCTATGATTCCTCAGCAGGACGCCTCCCCACTAGAACTTTCTCCAGCAAGACAACAAACAGGCTATAGTGATGATGTAGCATCTCCTAGAGATGTGTTGTTGGAGGAAACATCAAAACAGGGATTACAGATGGATGAATCTGGTGTTGATCAAGCTGAGGCTGAACCAAACAGACAACAACCACAAGATCTGGTTCCAAATCCAGTGTTTACACAACAGAATCAAGAATATGATGATGAAGGTGAAGATGAAGGCACATACCCAGATGATCAGAACTCAGAAGACGAAGAAGAATTTATCAACGATGAGGAAGAAGAAGAAATGGAATTTTCATCTGAGGAAAGATTTACTCATCCACAACAACAAAAGCTGACTTCAGAGGAGAGGTCTGTTTCACCACAAGAGGAAAGAATGTCTGTCGAAAAAGAGTTGGTTTCTCCGCAAAACAGGTTAGCATCAGAGGAGAGGTCTGTGTCTTCTACAGAACAggatttaaatgaattcaaacAGAGCCAGGTTTCAACTGAAAGGTCAGTCTCACCTGAAATAAAAAACAGTTTTGCATCAGAAGAGAGATCAGTCCCCCATCCTGAAGATCAATGTTTATATACCCAGAATCCTTTTGAAGAGCAAGGTGCATATGAAGAAAAACAGCCTACATCCCAATCCTTTGAAAAGGAATCCTATTCATTTGAACATGACATGGAACCAGAAAAGAAAGACAAGCCTGTGATTGATGAAACATTTGGGATGGCTCCCACACCTTTTAAAGCTTTGGAACAAGAGAGTGTATTGCCTCCAGGTCAGGCCTTCAGACTGGAAGGAACAGCTGGGGATGCAAAGGATGTTGGGAAGCCTAGTGAGGACATTTTAACTGCTGGAGGTGTCAATGACTTTGATCAGATAGAACATGGACAAAAAGACGACTTTATGACTGCTGAAGGTGTCAATGACTTTGCTCAGATAGAACATGGACAAAAAGAGGACTTAATGACTACTGGAGGTGTCAATGACTTTGATCAGAATGTAGACCATGGACAAAAAGAGAATATTTTAACTGCTGGAGGTGTCAATGACTTTGATCAGAATGTAGAACATGGACAAAAAGAGGACATTTTAACTGCTGGAG GTGTCAATGACTTTGATCAGAATGTAGAACATGGACAAAAAGAGAATATTTTAACTGCTGGAG GTGTCAATGACTTTGATCAGAATGTAGAACATGGACAAAAAGAGGACATTTTAACCGCTGGAGGTGTCAATGACTTTGAACAGATAGAACATGGACAAAGAGACAAAATTTTAATTGCTGGAGGTGTCAATGACTTTGAACAGAATGTAGAACATGGACAAAGAGAGGACATTTTAACTGCTGGAGGTGTCAATGACTTTGATCAGAATGTAGAACATGGACAAAAAGAGGATATTTTAACTGCTGGAGGTGTCAATGACTTTGATCAGAATGTAGAACATGGACAAAAAGAGGATATTTTAACTGCTGGAAGTGTCAATGACTTTGATCAGAATGTAGGCCATGGACAAAGAGAGGACATTTTAACTGCTGGAGGTGTCAATGACTTTGATCAGAATGTAGAACATGGACAAAAAGAGGATATTTTAACTGCTGGAGGTGTCAATGACTTTGATCAGAATGTAGAACATGGACAAAAAGAGGATATTTTAACTGCTGGAAGTGTCAATGACTTTGATCAGAATGTAGGCCATGGACAAAAAGAGGATATTTTAACTGGTGGAAGTGTCAATGACTTTGATCAGAATGTAGAACATGGACAAAAAGAGGACATTTTAACTGCTGGAGGTGTCAATGACTTTGATCAGAATGTAGAACATGGACAAAGAGACGCCATTTTGACTGCTGGAGGTGGCAGCTATTCTGATGAAAATTTATCTGAACAGTTTGATGATGAGGATGTGGCAGTTCAACAAAATGTCAAAGATGACAACCATCAGCCTGTTTCCATGGAAACCGTCTCAAAAGAGAGTAATGAGGAACGAAAAGAGATATTGGAACCTGGAATTGATATAAAGGAAACTGGTATGACAGAATCATTTATCATGGACTCACAGGAAACTGGTATGACAAAATCAGTTATCATGGACTCACAGGAAATTGATGACCAGCCACCATCAGAAGTCTCCAGTCAGATGGTGGAGGATGATGGGGACATGGGAAAACTTGTGAATGAGAGCATGGAAGGTCCAGCTGCTGAAATATCTGAGATAGCTACATCCCCTAATGAGTGTTCCATGGTGCTAAAGGAGACTGTGATGGATAATGATGCATCTTCTCTGTCTCAGCCTGTCTCCACTAAATCAGCATTAGAGGAGTATATCAGGGACCCTATGGAGGATGTAGAAAACAGACAAGAACAGTCACTTGAGGCTGCTGAGGTTGAACAGCCAATGGTTACTGAAGATGTTAGGGAAGTGGAGGTGACAGGTAAGGATGAGGTTGTCGCCCCAACTCCAGTGTCTGAGCTTCCAGAACCACCTGCTAATCAGCAAGCAGTGGAACAAAAGTTGCCAGAATCTGTCCCAGAGCCTTTGATATCTGAAAAGGTTGCTGAAGAGAAAAAAGAACCTCTTGAAATTGCTGGCAAGGACAAAGGAACTCCTGTTGAAAAAGAGGCAAAGAAAATTGCTGAACCTGCTGAGAAGAAAATACAACTTTCAGAGAAATCCGAAAGAAAGGATGCAAAGCCAAAGAAACAAGAAAAACCCATTACAAAAACACCACAGAAACCGCTGAGAAAACCAAAAGAAAAAACACCACCTAAACATGAAACGTCTAAAATCCCTTCCCCTACAAAAACCGAGAATAGGACCACCAAACCCACCACACGGACTGCCAGGCCATCAAAGGCAGCCTCTCCGCGTACACTCGACGTAAAACCGAGCACTGACAAACCACCATTTGACACAAGATCCCCACGAGCAGTGTCTGTGTCATCGCAGAGAATACCACCTCTGTCGCAGACACCAACCACACCAAGTCCCACCAAAGTCCCCTCCAAGAAGCTTTCCACTAAGACCCAGAGTAAAGAGGCCACCGAGTCATTTCTGGAGCGCATGTCGAGGCCTCGATGTCGAACTCCAAAGAAAG ATGGCACATCAGACAGTGGCTTCGAGGAGAACAAGACCCCTAGAGCG GCCTCGGCTACTTCTCCGAGGAAGAAATATGGAATTGATGCCAAAAACGATAGTTACAAACCGGGTGGAGGCAATGTGAAGATCACGGATCAGAAGGTTACCGTCAGACATGTGGGGTCCAAGATAGATGCCCGCTCCAAAACTCCAACATCCACACAAAGAGACTCCACTC CTAGAACACCTAAAGGACCAACTCCAGACACCAAGAATGTCCAGTCTAAAATTGGTTCACTGAAAAACGCTACCCACACCCCGGGAGGAGGAAAT gtAAAAATAGCCAATCAGAAAAAGGACTACTCAGCGGTGCAAGGCAAGATAGGGTCAAAGGTTAACCTTGACCATCGGCCAAAAGGCGGAGACAAAAAG ATTTTGTCCAAGAAACTTGAGTGGAAAGCTGAGTCCAGGGTTGgctcccttgacaatgccaaACATGCACCAGGTGGCGGTAAAGTCAAA ATAACAAATGAAAAGGTTGCCTGGAAAACAGAGTCGAGAGTCGGGTCATTGGATAACGTGAAGCATGAAGCTGGAGGCGGCAATGTTAAA ATTGAAACTGCCAAGCTAGACTTTAAGGAGAAGGCTGCATCGAAGGTCGGATCCAAGGACAATATGGATCATAAAGCTGGCGGGGGAGACAAAAAG ATTGAAACGAAGAAGTTAGATTTTAAAGAGAAGGCTGCATCCAAAATTGGTTCCAAAGATAATGCTACTCATAAACCTGGAGGAGGAGAAAAAAAG